A part of Deltaproteobacteria bacterium genomic DNA contains:
- a CDS encoding Hsp70 family protein, whose translation MPSPRYIVGIDLGTTNCVVAYVDTQTSETDNPPIQLFHVPQLVTPGNVEERDLLPSFLYLPTAREFPAGSLTLPWSDDLPFAVGTLARTRGAEVPGRLISSAKSWLCHVGVDRTAPILPWGGGEDLKKMSPLEVSAQYLAHLRLAWNSVMAREDAGAVLEQQEVFLTVPASFDAAARQLTVEAAEQAGLPSVRLLEEPQAAFYSWIETAGERWRKQVKVGDVILVSDIGGGTSDFSLIAVSDEGGDLALNRVAVGEHILLGGDNMDLALAYAVQQKLSAKGTKLDAGQMRGLWQNCRVAKENLLQPDAAKKQQIAILGRGSSVIGGSIKTDLTYEEVETTLVDGFFPRCEANDMPKSGRRVGLQEMGLPYAADPAVTRHLAKFLTRQKEAASESQSFAHPTAILFNGGVMKAQLLRQRLVDVLDGWLTQEGSPALRALEGTNLDHAVARGAAYYGLARRGKGVRIRGGAARSYYIGIETSMPAVPGMAAPLKALCVAPFGMEEGTESDIPGQEFGLVVGEPAQFRFLGSTTRREDRVGTLIEEPGDDIEELTPMETTLSWIGQEGVTIPARLQVHLTEVGTLELWAVSRDETHRWKLEFNVRSAGEE comes from the coding sequence ATGCCTTCTCCCCGTTACATCGTCGGCATTGACCTCGGCACTACCAACTGTGTAGTGGCCTATGTTGATACTCAAACCTCAGAGACTGACAATCCACCGATCCAGCTCTTCCATGTCCCACAACTTGTGACTCCGGGAAATGTTGAAGAGCGCGATTTGCTACCCTCGTTCCTCTACCTTCCGACCGCTCGCGAGTTTCCCGCAGGAAGTCTCACCCTGCCGTGGTCTGATGACTTGCCCTTTGCCGTAGGGACGCTCGCACGCACGCGTGGGGCGGAAGTCCCAGGGCGACTAATTTCTTCGGCGAAGTCTTGGTTGTGTCATGTTGGTGTCGATCGTACCGCGCCGATTCTTCCTTGGGGCGGTGGTGAAGACCTCAAGAAAATGTCGCCGCTAGAAGTCTCAGCCCAGTATCTCGCTCACCTGCGCCTGGCCTGGAACTCAGTGATGGCGAGGGAAGATGCCGGGGCTGTGCTCGAACAACAAGAAGTGTTTCTGACTGTTCCTGCCTCGTTTGATGCCGCCGCTCGTCAATTGACTGTGGAGGCTGCTGAACAGGCAGGACTGCCCTCCGTGCGGCTATTGGAGGAGCCGCAAGCGGCTTTCTATTCATGGATCGAAACTGCCGGGGAGCGCTGGCGTAAGCAAGTCAAAGTCGGTGACGTGATTCTCGTCAGCGACATCGGTGGTGGAACCTCTGACTTTAGTTTGATTGCAGTCTCCGACGAAGGCGGTGATCTAGCCCTTAATCGTGTGGCCGTTGGTGAGCACATCCTCCTCGGTGGCGACAACATGGATCTCGCCTTGGCCTATGCTGTCCAGCAGAAGCTGTCAGCGAAAGGAACCAAGCTCGACGCCGGACAAATGCGTGGTTTGTGGCAGAATTGTCGCGTAGCCAAAGAGAACCTTCTGCAACCCGATGCGGCCAAGAAACAACAGATTGCCATTCTTGGTCGTGGTAGCAGTGTGATCGGTGGATCGATTAAGACCGACCTGACGTATGAGGAAGTCGAAACGACGCTGGTTGATGGCTTCTTCCCACGTTGCGAGGCCAACGACATGCCGAAATCAGGCCGCCGTGTTGGCTTGCAGGAAATGGGGCTTCCCTATGCCGCTGACCCGGCTGTCACACGTCATCTCGCCAAGTTCTTAACCCGTCAGAAAGAAGCTGCGAGCGAGTCCCAGAGCTTTGCGCATCCGACGGCTATTCTCTTCAACGGTGGCGTCATGAAGGCGCAGTTGTTACGTCAACGGCTGGTTGATGTGCTCGATGGCTGGCTGACACAAGAAGGAAGTCCAGCATTGCGGGCACTAGAAGGCACGAACTTAGATCACGCAGTTGCCCGCGGTGCGGCGTACTATGGCCTGGCACGACGTGGCAAAGGCGTGCGTATCCGTGGTGGCGCAGCGCGGTCGTATTACATTGGTATCGAGACCTCAATGCCTGCAGTGCCAGGGATGGCTGCTCCACTGAAAGCACTGTGTGTTGCGCCGTTCGGTATGGAAGAAGGAACAGAGAGTGATATTCCGGGGCAAGAGTTTGGTCTGGTTGTTGGCGAACCCGCGCAGTTTCGTTTTCTTGGGTCAACGACGCGACGTGAGGATCGGGTTGGAACACTGATTGAAGAGCCTGGTGATGACATCGAAGAGCTGACCCCGATGGAAACAACACTCTCCTGGATCGGCCAAGAAGGGGTGACGATTCCCGCACGCTTACAGGTGCACCTGACC